A window of Exiguobacterium sp. Helios genomic DNA:
CATACGATCTACGAAGCGATGTTAGAAGAGATGATTCACAACTTTTTGCTGGTCTATCCGGATGTTTCCGTCGATGCGCGCGTCATGAATCAGGAACAAGTCGAACAGGCCTTGCTCCATTACGAGATTGATTTAGGTATGGTAGAAGGACTGCATCGCTCGCACCAAATCGAAGCCATTCCTTTTGCGACAGATCGACTGCGCATCATCGGTCATCATCATCTGGTTCCGGAACAGGCAACCTGGATTTACCGGGAAGAGGGATCAGCCGCACGTTTAGCACTGGAAACGTGGTTGCAGACACAAGCAATTGTTCCGAAGCGGATAATCACGGTATATTCCAACCGGTTAATTAAACAGTTAATCAAAAATGGAACGGGGATTTCGATTCTTTCGGAACGTTTGGCGGGAAGCCTGCTCGAATCAGAACGGTTTCAGACATATGATGATTCGCAGATTGATCCAAGGATGTTTCAATTCATTACGCTTAAAGGAGAGACAACCCGTCTGTCCCAAAAATGGATCAATCAACATGGTGAATCCGACTAAAAACTTTTTCGTTGACATATACCCATGTAGGTATTATTGTATGGAATGTAGCCATTAGGTATGACACAGGTCACACGGAAAAAGGAGAGTGTTCTTCGCATGGAAAAAGTGTATGAAGACAAAATCATTCACCGGATGAACCGGATTGAAGGTCAGCTTCACGGTATTATCCGGATGATGAAAGAAGAAGCGTCCTGTAAAGATGTTGTCACTCAACTCAGTGCGACACGAAGCGCGATTGATCGTGTCATTGGACTTGTCGTCAGTGAAAATCTAATTGAATGTGTCACGAATGACGAAACCGACGATAACAATGAACAGGCTGTAGCAGAAGCGGTTCAACTATTACTGAAAAGCAGATAAAAAATTTTACAACGATTAATACCCTTAGGGGTAAAATAGATGGAGGGATTTTTCAGATGTCAGAGATTAAAAAAACAACGATTGTATTGTTCAGTGGAGATTACGATAAGGTCATGGCAGCGTATATCATTGCCAACGGAGCAGCCGCTTACGACCACGAAGTGACGGTTTTCCATACATTCTGGGGATTAAACGCGATGCGTAAAGACGAGCCGATTCAACCGAATAAAACACTACTTGAAAAAATGTTCGGTAAATTCATGCCGCGCGGTGCCGACAAAATGCCGCTCTCAAAAATGAACTTCGGTGGTGCCGGTCAGAAGATGATCAAAAACGTCATGAAAAAACACAATGCGATGCCGCTTCCCGATTTAATCGAACTGGCGAAAGAACAGGATGTAAAACTGGTTGCTTGTACGATGACAATGGATCTGCTCGGCTTAAAGCAGGAAGAACTGCATGATGGGATCGAATATGCCGGTGTCGCAGCGTACCTCGCGGATGCTGAAGACGGAAACGTCAACCTGTTCATCTAATTTCGAGGAGGACTGATGCAAGTGGATATCCTGAACATCGTATTTCTAGTGATTGTTGCCTTTCTCGCTTACCGGATGTTTGCACCGACAAAAGGTGTCAACAAACTGTCAGCAACTGAACTGAAACAGCATTTAGGTGACCGTAACCGATTTTATTTGGATGTCCGGACACCGGGTGAGTTCAAAGGAAATCACATTAAAGGATTTAAGAACATTCCGCTTCAAATATTACCGTCGCAACTTGACAAGATTCCGAAAGATAAAGAAGTCATCGTAATCTGTCAAAGCGGAATGCGTAGTAAACAAGCGGTCAAACAATTAAAAAAAGCCGGATACAGCCACGTAACAGAGGTATCAGGCGGAATGAATGTTTGGCGTTAAAAAACACGAGGAGGAATAACAAATGAAACGATTCACAGCAAAAGAAGTACAGGAAAAGCTAGAGAGCGGAGAACAACTTAACATCATTGATATCCGGGAAGTGGACGAAGTCAAAGAAGGAAAAATTCCGGAAGCAATTCATATTCCACTCGGACTCGTTGAATTCAAAATGAATGAACTTGATAAGAAAAAACAATACGTCATGGTCTGCCGTTCAGGTGCCCGTAGTGGCCGTGCAGCCACTTATCTTGAGGGACAGGGATTTGATGTCATCAATATGGATGGCGGTATGATGGCATACGAAGGTAAAACCAACTAATTTTTTTAATCTTAATTATACCCCAATAGGTAAAAGGAGCGAATACTTTTGCAGACAATCAAAACAGATATCGTACTCGACGCACGTGGCTTAGCTTGCCCGATGCCGATCGTCCGAACGAAAAAAACGATGAAGACACTGGAACCGGGTCAAGTCGTAGAGGTTCAAGCGACAGATAAAGGATCGACGGCCGATCTCCGGGCCTGGGCAAACAGTACAGGCAACCAATACCTCGGAACGATTGAAGACGGCGATGTTCTGCGTCATTACGTCCGGAAAGCTTCCGGTAATGATCAGGAAGTGCCGGCGTTCGAACAAATCGTCAATAACGAGACGGTCGAAGTTGCTCGTCAGAACGCGGATACGCTTGTTCTCGATGTCCGGGAAACGGCAGAATATGCGTTTGCACATATTCCTAGTGCGGTAAACATTCCG
This region includes:
- a CDS encoding rhodanese-like domain-containing protein, whose amino-acid sequence is MKRFTAKEVQEKLESGEQLNIIDIREVDEVKEGKIPEAIHIPLGLVEFKMNELDKKKQYVMVCRSGARSGRAATYLEGQGFDVINMDGGMMAYEGKTN
- a CDS encoding sulfurtransferase TusA family protein, whose product is MPIVRTKKTMKTLEPGQVVEVQATDKGSTADLRAWANSTGNQYLGTIEDGDVLRHYVRKASGNDQEVPAFEQIVNNETVEVARQNADTLVLDVRETAEYAFAHIPSAVNIPLGELEERIEELDMSKTIYVVCRTGSRSDLACQQLDAKGFNVQNVVPGMSDWAFDTEKNV
- a CDS encoding metal-sensitive transcriptional regulator; amino-acid sequence: MEKVYEDKIIHRMNRIEGQLHGIIRMMKEEASCKDVVTQLSATRSAIDRVIGLVVSENLIECVTNDETDDNNEQAVAEAVQLLLKSR
- a CDS encoding LysR family transcriptional regulator — protein: MNFNELKTFVALVETKHFTKTADRLYISQPTVSLHLKHLEEHFGQSLIHRHTFNKTIEISEAGWIVYRHAKEILHQAIRLEQEMDELEGITRGTLRIAATHTIYEAMLEEMIHNFLLVYPDVSVDARVMNQEQVEQALLHYEIDLGMVEGLHRSHQIEAIPFATDRLRIIGHHHLVPEQATWIYREEGSAARLALETWLQTQAIVPKRIITVYSNRLIKQLIKNGTGISILSERLAGSLLESERFQTYDDSQIDPRMFQFITLKGETTRLSQKWINQHGESD
- a CDS encoding DsrE/DsrF/DrsH-like family protein, which codes for MSEIKKTTIVLFSGDYDKVMAAYIIANGAAAYDHEVTVFHTFWGLNAMRKDEPIQPNKTLLEKMFGKFMPRGADKMPLSKMNFGGAGQKMIKNVMKKHNAMPLPDLIELAKEQDVKLVACTMTMDLLGLKQEELHDGIEYAGVAAYLADAEDGNVNLFI
- a CDS encoding rhodanese-like domain-containing protein — translated: MQVDILNIVFLVIVAFLAYRMFAPTKGVNKLSATELKQHLGDRNRFYLDVRTPGEFKGNHIKGFKNIPLQILPSQLDKIPKDKEVIVICQSGMRSKQAVKQLKKAGYSHVTEVSGGMNVWR